In Strix uralensis isolate ZFMK-TIS-50842 chromosome 7, bStrUra1, whole genome shotgun sequence, the following proteins share a genomic window:
- the ZNF503 gene encoding zinc finger protein 503: MITSPSLSAIRSSKRSSSSSLSEPGGSPRRSRSAADLAGPNGHAGNNGSSAAAKPCFHAVPPSDPLRQANRLPIKVLKMLTARTGHILHPEYLQPLPSTPVSPIELDAKKSPLALLAQTCSQIGKPDPSPSSKLSSVTSNGSGGDKDSKSGPLKLSDIGVEDKSSFKPYSKPGAEKKEPGAAGCAGAPAAGVAAGEKSGFRVPSATCQPFTPRTGSPNSSASACSPGLLPAEGKGGEDKKDAEGCGKSGSSGAEGGPGTTSISHSRISVSCAGINVEVNQHQESTPGAKPIASDSASSCSSTTATSSTSVLGSGLVAPVSPYKPGQTVFPLPPAGMSYPGTLAGAYAGYPPQFLPHGVALDPTKSSSLVGAQLAAASSLGCSKPAGSSPLAGASPPSVMTASLCRDPYCLSYHCASHLAGAAGASCAHDQALKSGYPLVYPTHPLHSVHSSLTGATPPSLAGHPLYPYGFMLPNDPQPHICNWVSANGPCDKRFATSEELLSHLRTHTAFPGTDKLLSSYPSSSSLASAAAAAMACHMHIPTTGAPGSPGTLALRSPHHALGLGSRYHPYSKSPLPTPGAPVPVPAATGPYYSPYALYGQRLTTASALGYQ; this comes from the exons ATGATCACATCGCCCTCGCTTTCTGCTATAAGAAGTAGTaagcgcagcagcagcagcagcctcagcgAGCCCGGAGGCAGCCCCCGCCGCAGCCGCAGCGCCGCCGACCTCGCCGGGCCGAACGGGCACGCTGGGAATAACGGCAGCAGCGCCGCCGCCAAGCCCTGCTTCCACGCCGTCCCCCCCTCGGACCCGCTACGCCAAGCCAACCGCCTTCCCATCAAAGTCTTGAAAATGCTCACGGCGCGGACTGGACACATTTTACACCCAGAATACCTGCAGCCTTTACCCTCCACGCCCGTCAGCCCCATCGAG CTGGATGCGAAGAAGAGTCCCCTGGCCCTTTTGGCACAAACTTGCTCGCAGATAGGGAAGCCGGACCCGTCGCCTTCCTCCAAACTCTCCTCGGTCACGTCCAATGGCTCCGGAGGCGACAAGGACTCCAAGTCGGGCCCCTTGAAGCTCAGCGACATCGGCGTGGAGGACAAGTCGAGCTTCAAGCCGTACTCCAAGCCGGGCGCGGAGAAGAAggagccgggggcggcgggcTGCGCGggcgcccccgccgcgggggtCGCGGCCGGGGAGAAGTCGGGATTCCGGGTGCCGAGCGCCACCTGCCAGCCGTTCACCCCAAGGACAGGCAGCCCCAACTCCAGCGCCTCCGCCTGCTcgccggggctgctgccggcCGAGGGCAAAGGCGGGGAGGACAAGAAGGACGCGGAGGGCTGCGGGAAGAGCGGCAGCTCCGGCGCGGAGGGAGGCCCGGGCACCACCAGCATCAGCCACAGCCGGATTAGCGTGAGCTGTGCCGGGATTAACGTGGAGGTCAACCAGCACCAGGAGAGCACGCCGGGCGCCAAGCCCATCGCCTCGGACTCcgcctcctcctgcagcagcaccaccGCCACCTCCTCCACCTCCGTCCTGGGCTCCGGCCTCGTGGCCCCCGTCTCCCCTTACAAGCCGGGCCAGACCGTCTTTCCCCTGCCCCCGGCGGGCATGAGCTACCCGGGGACGCTGGCTGGAGCCTACGCCGGCTACCCGCCGCAGTTCCTGCCGCACGGAGTAGCGCTGGACCCCACCAAATCCTCCAGCCTGGTGGGGGCCCAGCTGGCCGCCgccagcagcctgggctgcagcaagcCGGCAGGGTCGAGCCCGCTGGCGGGCGCGTCGCCGCCGTCGGTGATGACGGCGAGCCTGTGCCGAGACCCGTACTGCCTGAGCTACCACTGCGCCAGCCACCTGGCAGGCGCCGCCGGCGCCTCCTGCGCCCACGACCAGGCCCTCAAGTCCGGATACCCCCTCGTGTACCCCACCCACCCTTTGCACAGCGTCCACTCCTCGCTGACCGGCGCCACGCCGCCCTCGCTGGCCGGCCACCCTTTGTACCCCTACGGCTTCATGCTCCCCAAcgacccccagccccacatctgcAACTGGGTGTCGGCCAACGGACCCTGCGACAAGCGCTTTGCCACCTCGGAGGAGCTGCTTAGCCACTTGCGGACCCATACAGCCTTCCCGGGCACCGATAAACTCCTCTCCAGCTACCCCAGCTCCTCCTCGCTGGCcagcgcggcggccgcggccaTGGCGTGCCACATGCACATCCCCACGACGGGCGCCCCGGGCAGCCCGGGCACGCTGGCCCTGCGCAGCCCGCACCACGCTCTGGGACTCGGCAGCCGCTACCACCCCTACTCCAAgagccccctgcccacccccggGGCCCCCGTGCCCGTGCCCGCCGCCACCGGACCCTACTACTCCCCTTACGCACTCTACGGACAGAGACTAACCACAGCCTCGGCCCTGGGGTACCAGTGA